A genomic window from Sebastes fasciatus isolate fSebFas1 chromosome 7, fSebFas1.pri, whole genome shotgun sequence includes:
- the LOC141771049 gene encoding fibroblast growth factor 12-like isoform X5: MEGKEKAPLALFNLIPVGLRVVAMQGVKAGLYMAMNAEGYLYTSDVFTAECKFKESVFENYYVIYSSTLYRQHESGRAWFLGLNKDGVIMKGNRVKKTKPCSHFVPRPIEVCMYKEPSLHELEEKLLKSSRSPTMNGEEERRGLEQQEEQQEEEDCTEQDGS, encoded by the exons CCCTGTTTAACCTGATCCCGGTAGGTTTGCGGGTGGTGGCCATGCAGGGAGTGAAGGCTGGACTGTACATGGCGATGAACGCAGAGGGATACCTCTACACATCA gatgtGTTCACAGCAGAGTGTAAGTTCAAGGAGTCGGTGTTTGAGAACTACTACGTCATCTACTCGTCCACGCTGTACCGGCAGCACGAGTCGGGCCGGGCCTGGTTCCTGGGCCTCAACAAGGACGGAGTCATCATGAAGGGGAACCGGGTGAAGAAGACCAAACCCTGCTCACACTTCGTCCCCAGACCCATCGAAG TGTGTATGTATAAGGAGCCGTCGCTGCACGAGCTCGAGGAGAAGCTGCTGAAGTCATCGCGGAGCCCGACGATGAACGGCGAGGAGGAGCGGCGAGGcctggagcagcaggaggagcaacaggaggaggaggactgcaCAGAGCAGGACGGATCATAG
- the LOC141771049 gene encoding fibroblast growth factor 12-like isoform X3, translating into MEGKEKAPLEPQLKGIVTRLFSEQGFFLQMQPDGAISGNKDENSDYTLFNLIPVGLRVVAMQGVKAGLYMAMNAEGYLYTSDVFTAECKFKESVFENYYVIYSSTLYRQHESGRAWFLGLNKDGVIMKGNRVKKTKPCSHFVPRPIEVCMYKEPSLHELEEKLLKSSRSPTMNGEEERRGLEQQEEQQEEEDCTEQDGS; encoded by the exons AGCCACAGCTGAAGGGCATCGTGACGCGTCTCTTCAGTGAACAGGGTTTCTTCCTGCAGATGCAGCCTGATGGAGCCATCAGTGGAAACAAGGACGAGAACAGCGACTACA CCCTGTTTAACCTGATCCCGGTAGGTTTGCGGGTGGTGGCCATGCAGGGAGTGAAGGCTGGACTGTACATGGCGATGAACGCAGAGGGATACCTCTACACATCA gatgtGTTCACAGCAGAGTGTAAGTTCAAGGAGTCGGTGTTTGAGAACTACTACGTCATCTACTCGTCCACGCTGTACCGGCAGCACGAGTCGGGCCGGGCCTGGTTCCTGGGCCTCAACAAGGACGGAGTCATCATGAAGGGGAACCGGGTGAAGAAGACCAAACCCTGCTCACACTTCGTCCCCAGACCCATCGAAG TGTGTATGTATAAGGAGCCGTCGCTGCACGAGCTCGAGGAGAAGCTGCTGAAGTCATCGCGGAGCCCGACGATGAACGGCGAGGAGGAGCGGCGAGGcctggagcagcaggaggagcaacaggaggaggaggactgcaCAGAGCAGGACGGATCATAG
- the LOC141771049 gene encoding fibroblast growth factor 12-like isoform X4, with protein MQPDGAISGNKDENSDYTLFNLIPVGLRVVAMQGVKAGLYMAMNAEGYLYTSDVFTAECKFKESVFENYYVIYSSTLYRQHESGRAWFLGLNKDGVIMKGNRVKKTKPCSHFVPRPIEVCMYKEPSLHELEEKLLKSSRSPTMNGEEERRGLEQQEEQQEEEDCTEQDGS; from the exons ATGCAGCCTGATGGAGCCATCAGTGGAAACAAGGACGAGAACAGCGACTACA CCCTGTTTAACCTGATCCCGGTAGGTTTGCGGGTGGTGGCCATGCAGGGAGTGAAGGCTGGACTGTACATGGCGATGAACGCAGAGGGATACCTCTACACATCA gatgtGTTCACAGCAGAGTGTAAGTTCAAGGAGTCGGTGTTTGAGAACTACTACGTCATCTACTCGTCCACGCTGTACCGGCAGCACGAGTCGGGCCGGGCCTGGTTCCTGGGCCTCAACAAGGACGGAGTCATCATGAAGGGGAACCGGGTGAAGAAGACCAAACCCTGCTCACACTTCGTCCCCAGACCCATCGAAG TGTGTATGTATAAGGAGCCGTCGCTGCACGAGCTCGAGGAGAAGCTGCTGAAGTCATCGCGGAGCCCGACGATGAACGGCGAGGAGGAGCGGCGAGGcctggagcagcaggaggagcaacaggaggaggaggactgcaCAGAGCAGGACGGATCATAG